In Hwangdonia lutea, a single window of DNA contains:
- a CDS encoding CBU_0592 family membrane protein: MNIFEIIGWFGALLFIFAYLLLSFKKIEADETPYQLMNVLGAICLMVNSYKIDDDPNFILNFVWMCIGVIAIISIVRAKSK, translated from the coding sequence TTGAATATATTTGAGATTATTGGCTGGTTTGGAGCCTTGTTGTTTATTTTCGCTTATCTATTATTGAGTTTTAAAAAGATTGAAGCAGACGAAACTCCTTACCAATTAATGAATGTTTTAGGAGCTATTTGCCTCATGGTTAATTCGTACAAAATTGACGACGATCCTAATTTTATATTAAATTTTGTTTGGATGTGTATCGGGGTAATTGCGATTATCAGTATCGTTAGAGCTAAAAGTAAGTAG
- a CDS encoding beta-N-acetylhexosaminidase produces the protein MKIISRLFQLLIFLICSNLSSQNTPHFESKFTVAHLKNAPVKLIPFPQEYKWQDGYLNVSEVTIDSKEISNQNTAALLSELKSILSANNVKVSANASAFIIFKNDKKIKDEGYTLKATKKGITITSSTESGNFYALQTLRQLIANAQVPFVDISDWPKHALRGYMIDVGRNYQSMSSLKKQLDIMAKYKLNTFHWHLTDRPAWRIESKLYPELTYSNNHRQTRDPGMYYTYDEIREIFKYAKERHIQVIPEIDMPGHSDSFVTSMGVKMESEKGMAILEGVLNEFFTEIPQEDCPIIHIGSDEVKIPNPKGFIAAMVKICKDANREVIIWHPGLEADDDVIRQTWVADDVKPGNYREIDSWSNYVNGAEPMMQIQRLFFRPIGFPSVNNVIGGTLCFWPDVNLKHESEAFEQNPVYPSMLTYAWTTWTADLEKGYPEYYAKMPLKGTEAYNYYSAFEDILLFHKKKYFANEPFPYFRQSDKEWKLIGPFNKNDGDEILKEMKTSYRYGDTILTWKKAVGNTIVMKERWMKNGHFIEAKVGQAVYATTYIHSDKNREIEAMIGFETALRANKIHLGVPEIGSWDQAGGNIWVNNKPVEPPLWENAGWKPSKQTGWGSKVDQEIPWEKQDFYWTRTPSKIQLNKGWNTVFVKIPRATAYQNWMFTFIPTDMTGLRFSPEKR, from the coding sequence ATGAAAATTATAAGTCGGTTATTTCAATTGTTGATTTTTTTAATCTGTTCAAATCTCAGTAGTCAAAATACACCCCATTTCGAGTCAAAATTTACCGTTGCACATTTAAAAAATGCACCCGTTAAACTCATTCCCTTTCCGCAAGAATACAAATGGCAAGATGGTTATTTGAATGTATCGGAAGTTACCATTGATTCAAAAGAAATAAGTAATCAAAATACGGCTGCATTACTATCAGAATTAAAATCTATATTAAGTGCCAACAATGTAAAAGTATCGGCAAACGCTTCCGCTTTTATAATCTTTAAAAACGATAAAAAAATTAAAGATGAAGGCTATACATTAAAAGCCACAAAAAAAGGAATCACCATCACTTCATCAACAGAAAGTGGAAATTTTTATGCATTGCAAACCTTACGCCAGTTAATCGCTAATGCTCAAGTGCCTTTTGTGGATATTTCAGATTGGCCTAAACATGCGCTTCGCGGTTATATGATTGATGTTGGAAGGAATTACCAAAGCATGTCTAGCCTTAAAAAGCAACTGGATATTATGGCAAAATATAAGCTTAACACATTTCACTGGCATTTAACCGATAGGCCCGCTTGGAGAATAGAAAGCAAATTATATCCTGAATTAACGTATAGCAATAACCATCGCCAGACCAGAGATCCGGGAATGTATTATACCTACGATGAAATACGAGAAATTTTTAAATATGCTAAAGAAAGACATATCCAGGTCATTCCGGAAATTGATATGCCCGGGCATAGCGATTCTTTTGTTACCTCTATGGGCGTGAAGATGGAATCTGAAAAAGGTATGGCCATTTTAGAAGGTGTTTTAAATGAGTTTTTTACTGAAATCCCACAAGAAGATTGCCCGATAATCCACATTGGCTCTGATGAAGTAAAAATTCCTAACCCTAAAGGATTTATCGCGGCCATGGTAAAAATCTGTAAAGATGCTAATCGGGAGGTAATTATTTGGCACCCCGGATTAGAGGCCGATGACGATGTTATTCGCCAAACATGGGTGGCCGACGATGTAAAACCGGGCAATTACAGAGAAATAGATTCATGGAGTAATTATGTAAATGGTGCAGAACCCATGATGCAAATACAAAGGCTGTTTTTTAGGCCTATCGGATTTCCTTCGGTAAATAACGTTATTGGCGGTACCCTTTGTTTTTGGCCCGATGTAAACTTAAAACACGAATCTGAAGCATTTGAGCAAAACCCGGTTTATCCGTCAATGTTAACTTATGCTTGGACAACGTGGACGGCAGATTTAGAAAAAGGCTATCCGGAATATTATGCTAAAATGCCGTTAAAAGGAACCGAGGCATATAATTATTACAGTGCTTTTGAAGACATTTTATTGTTTCATAAAAAGAAATATTTTGCAAATGAGCCGTTTCCATATTTCCGACAAAGTGATAAAGAATGGAAACTTATAGGGCCTTTTAATAAAAATGATGGCGATGAAATATTGAAAGAAATGAAGACATCCTATAGATACGGTGACACCATTTTGACATGGAAAAAAGCCGTTGGAAATACAATTGTAATGAAAGAACGTTGGATGAAAAATGGCCACTTTATAGAGGCTAAAGTTGGACAAGCCGTTTATGCCACGACTTATATTCATTCGGATAAGAATCGTGAAATTGAGGCAATGATAGGTTTTGAAACCGCATTACGAGCAAATAAAATACACTTAGGTGTTCCAGAAATTGGTTCTTGGGATCAGGCAGGAGGTAATATTTGGGTAAATAACAAGCCTGTTGAACCACCTTTATGGGAGAATGCCGGTTGGAAACCTTCTAAACAAACAGGTTGGGGTTCTAAAGTTGATCAAGAAATTCCTTGGGAAAAACAAGATTTTTATTGGACCAGAACACCGAGCAAAATACAATTAAATAAAGGGTGGAATACGGTTTTTGTTAAAATACCTCGAGCTACAGCCTATCAAAATTGGATGTTTACATTTATTCCAACGGATATGACTGGGTTACGATTTAGCCCTGAAAAAAGATAG
- a CDS encoding pyridoxal-phosphate-dependent aminotransferase family protein, which translates to MRQINELNTSNRILMGPGPSDVHPRVLKAMSTPLVGHLDPEFLEVMDDIKQMTQQTLKTQNPLTFVVSAPGSAGMETCLVNLLEPGDEAVICIHGVFGTRLADIAERCGAKVIKVESEWGKPINPDDVKKALASCKPKLLAIVHAETSTGVLQPLEEISKLTKESGALLVVDAVTSYCGTDLRVDEWGIDALYSGSQKCLSAPPGLSPVTFSQAAIDVLDQRKTKVQSWFLDLTMVKNYWEGAKRAYHHTAPVSAMFAMRESLRLVLEEGLENRFKRHQQNHELLRDGLENLGFEFLVENAYRLPMLNAVKIPKGLDELAIRKQLLNEYNIEVGGGLGPFAGKIWRVGLMGESATINHVNMLLGALKAII; encoded by the coding sequence ATGAGACAGATAAACGAGCTAAACACGAGTAACAGAATTTTAATGGGACCAGGCCCAAGCGATGTGCACCCACGAGTTTTAAAGGCGATGTCAACCCCACTGGTCGGGCATTTGGATCCGGAGTTTTTAGAGGTCATGGACGACATAAAACAAATGACGCAGCAAACATTGAAAACTCAAAACCCCTTAACATTTGTGGTTTCTGCACCCGGAAGTGCAGGTATGGAAACTTGTTTGGTAAACTTGTTGGAACCGGGCGATGAAGCTGTAATATGCATCCATGGTGTTTTTGGCACGCGGTTAGCAGATATTGCGGAGCGTTGTGGTGCTAAAGTGATAAAAGTAGAATCGGAATGGGGCAAACCCATAAATCCAGACGATGTTAAAAAAGCCTTAGCAAGTTGTAAGCCGAAGTTGTTGGCTATTGTGCATGCAGAAACATCAACCGGAGTTTTACAACCATTGGAAGAAATTAGTAAACTCACAAAGGAATCCGGTGCTCTATTGGTTGTAGATGCGGTTACCTCATATTGTGGCACCGATTTAAGAGTTGATGAATGGGGCATTGATGCGTTATATTCGGGAAGTCAAAAGTGTTTGAGTGCGCCTCCGGGATTATCGCCTGTTACTTTCAGTCAAGCCGCTATTGATGTTTTAGATCAAAGAAAAACAAAGGTTCAAAGTTGGTTTTTAGACCTCACCATGGTCAAGAACTATTGGGAAGGCGCTAAAAGAGCCTATCATCACACAGCTCCAGTTTCCGCGATGTTTGCCATGAGAGAATCGTTAAGATTGGTATTGGAAGAAGGATTGGAAAATCGTTTTAAAAGACATCAGCAAAACCATGAACTATTAAGAGATGGACTGGAAAATTTAGGCTTTGAGTTTTTGGTTGAAAACGCCTATAGATTACCCATGTTAAACGCCGTTAAAATCCCTAAAGGATTAGACGAACTCGCCATTAGAAAACAATTATTAAATGAATATAATATTGAAGTTGGGGGCGGTTTGGGGCCATTTGCAGGTAAGATTTGGCGCGTTGGATTAATGGGTGAAAGTGCCACCATAAATCATGTAAATATGTTGTTGGGTGCTTTAAAAGCTATCATTTAA
- a CDS encoding FAD-binding and (Fe-S)-binding domain-containing protein, whose protein sequence is MEQIFQHLKSKIKGEVLTDAASLGMYSTDASIYQIKPIAIVLPKDADDVGIAINTAYANNMAILPRGAGTSLAGQTVGESMILDFSKYMNAIIKINETEKWVRVQPGMARDDLNAVLAPLGLHFAPDPATSSRANVGGMVGNNSSGTKSVLFGKTVDHILEAHVILAEGTLLNLKNYSPEEYQKKASQNNREGEIYKTFKDLVLKNKEEIKARFPKVMRRVGGYNLDEFVYTDDWNLSKLICGSEGTLATTVELKLNLVDLPKHKSVCVVHFAELLEAISAVESMLKFNPSAVEILDKTVVGLSRENLLTKHHCHFIEGHPAAILIVEFYGDTEADVLHRPQKMIAHLKENNFGYAYPLFPEGKSYDDVWVVRKKGLGLMLGLKGNKKPLPFIEDAGIPSESLPEYIDEVLKVCEKYGTKAAMYAHASVGVIHVRPILDLRLAEDIERLKNITEDTFQLVMKYKGSWSGEHGDGLVRSAYNKRFFGDTLYNAFIDIKKLMDPKNLMNPGKIIEAQTIEHNLRYGVDYKDETVKTEYNYKTEEGFEAAVHMCSGVGECRKVLGGTMCPSFKATRDEEHSTRGRANALRLAMSNQLGANALSGKRLHEVMDLCLSCKACKSECPSNVDMAKMKSDVLQMYYDQNGISFRDKLIRDSSKAASKISGATSGLVNTIQKSSIFKYILEKTAGFDKRRTLPNFAKEPFYKWFEKNAFKTNKGSKKVVLFADTYLNYHEPQIGISALELLNSCGYEVVLANVGCCQRPKISHGFLRDAKKEGAKTIEGLKPFLDQGLKVVVCEPSCASALNDDLPDLISSQETAEQLKNGVMMIDVFLSDEYNNGRLDVDFEPVSEHVAIHGHCHQKALYGTNAMKSLLKNSKKEVSEIPSGCCGMAGSFGYEKEHYDLSKKIGNEILFPAVNKLKKDSELVACGFSCRHQIEHFTEAKPKHFVEVIRAIKK, encoded by the coding sequence ATGGAACAAATATTTCAGCATTTAAAAAGTAAAATTAAAGGCGAGGTTTTAACCGATGCGGCGTCTTTAGGGATGTATTCAACAGATGCTAGTATTTACCAAATTAAGCCGATAGCTATTGTATTGCCAAAGGATGCTGACGATGTTGGCATCGCCATAAACACAGCTTATGCCAACAATATGGCCATTTTGCCACGAGGTGCAGGCACAAGTTTGGCGGGTCAAACCGTTGGAGAATCTATGATATTGGATTTTTCAAAATATATGAATGCCATCATAAAAATTAATGAAACCGAAAAATGGGTTCGGGTACAACCGGGTATGGCGAGAGACGATTTAAACGCTGTTTTAGCACCTTTAGGATTGCATTTTGCACCCGATCCCGCCACGAGTAGCAGAGCCAATGTTGGCGGTATGGTTGGCAATAATTCATCGGGTACTAAAAGTGTTTTATTCGGAAAAACGGTAGACCACATATTGGAAGCCCATGTTATTCTAGCCGAAGGAACATTATTGAATTTAAAGAATTATTCACCGGAAGAATATCAAAAAAAAGCTTCACAAAACAATCGTGAGGGTGAAATTTATAAAACTTTCAAAGATTTAGTACTCAAAAATAAAGAAGAAATAAAAGCGCGTTTTCCAAAGGTAATGCGACGCGTTGGCGGTTATAATTTAGACGAGTTTGTTTATACTGATGATTGGAATTTAAGCAAACTTATTTGTGGTAGTGAAGGAACACTCGCTACAACGGTGGAGCTGAAACTGAATCTTGTTGATCTTCCAAAGCATAAATCGGTTTGTGTGGTGCATTTTGCTGAATTGCTCGAAGCTATTTCTGCCGTAGAATCTATGTTGAAATTCAATCCTTCCGCAGTAGAAATTTTAGATAAAACCGTAGTTGGGTTAAGTAGGGAAAATTTATTGACAAAGCACCATTGCCATTTTATCGAAGGCCATCCTGCCGCTATTCTTATCGTTGAATTTTACGGCGATACCGAAGCGGATGTATTGCACAGACCGCAAAAAATGATAGCTCATTTAAAGGAGAACAACTTCGGGTATGCGTATCCTTTATTCCCCGAAGGAAAATCTTATGACGATGTCTGGGTGGTTCGCAAAAAGGGTTTAGGGTTAATGCTCGGTTTAAAAGGAAACAAAAAACCATTACCATTTATTGAAGATGCTGGAATTCCGTCAGAATCATTACCAGAATATATAGATGAAGTTTTGAAGGTTTGCGAAAAATACGGAACCAAAGCAGCTATGTACGCCCATGCAAGTGTTGGAGTTATTCATGTAAGGCCCATTTTGGATTTAAGATTGGCTGAAGATATTGAACGGCTAAAAAACATTACCGAAGACACTTTTCAGTTGGTTATGAAATATAAAGGGTCTTGGAGCGGCGAACATGGCGATGGTTTGGTACGAAGTGCGTATAATAAACGGTTTTTTGGTGATACGCTGTACAATGCTTTTATAGACATTAAAAAGCTAATGGATCCTAAGAATTTAATGAATCCGGGAAAAATTATTGAAGCTCAAACTATCGAACACAATTTAAGATATGGTGTCGACTATAAAGACGAAACGGTAAAAACTGAATACAATTATAAAACCGAAGAAGGTTTTGAAGCCGCAGTGCATATGTGTTCTGGCGTTGGTGAATGCCGAAAAGTTTTGGGCGGAACGATGTGCCCTAGTTTTAAAGCCACCAGAGATGAAGAACATTCTACACGCGGGCGAGCCAATGCGTTGCGCTTAGCCATGTCTAACCAATTGGGGGCAAATGCACTTTCCGGTAAAAGATTGCACGAGGTGATGGATTTGTGCTTATCCTGTAAAGCTTGCAAATCAGAATGCCCCAGTAATGTCGATATGGCCAAAATGAAGAGCGATGTGTTGCAGATGTATTACGACCAAAATGGGATCTCTTTTAGAGATAAATTGATACGCGATTCCTCCAAGGCAGCAAGTAAAATTTCAGGAGCCACATCGGGCCTTGTAAATACCATTCAAAAATCGAGTATATTTAAGTATATTTTAGAAAAAACTGCAGGTTTTGATAAACGTAGAACATTACCGAATTTCGCGAAAGAACCCTTTTACAAATGGTTTGAGAAAAATGCATTTAAAACCAATAAAGGGAGCAAAAAAGTGGTTTTGTTTGCAGATACCTATTTGAATTATCACGAGCCACAGATTGGAATTTCTGCACTCGAATTATTAAACTCCTGCGGCTATGAGGTTGTTTTGGCGAATGTGGGTTGTTGCCAACGTCCAAAAATTTCACATGGGTTTTTAAGAGATGCTAAAAAAGAAGGTGCAAAAACCATTGAAGGATTAAAACCATTTTTAGATCAAGGATTAAAAGTTGTGGTGTGCGAACCCAGTTGTGCATCGGCATTAAACGATGATTTGCCGGATTTAATTAGCAGTCAAGAAACAGCAGAACAATTAAAAAATGGTGTTATGATGATTGATGTTTTTCTATCGGATGAATATAATAACGGCAGGTTGGATGTGGATTTTGAACCCGTATCAGAACATGTTGCCATCCACGGGCATTGCCATCAAAAGGCATTATACGGCACAAATGCCATGAAATCATTGTTAAAAAACTCCAAAAAAGAAGTGTCAGAGATTCCATCCGGTTGCTGTGGAATGGCTGGGTCTTTTGGTTATGAAAAAGAGCATTATGATTTATCGAAAAAGATTGGCAATGAAATTCTATTTCCCGCAGTTAACAAACTAAAAAAAGATTCAGAATTGGTGGCTTGCGGATTTAGTTGTCGCCATCAAATTGAACATTTTACTGAAGCAAAACCAAAACATTTTGTTGAGGTTATTCGAGCTATAAAAAAATAA
- a CDS encoding beta-glucosidase family protein has protein sequence MIESNNNKTKEKLNINSLISKMTLEEKVSIIHASQKFESGGVERLGIDNLVVSDGPHGIRPELIPDIVAFVQAGRNDDFSVYLPTELALASTWNIDFAYEFGKTLGAEARHRNKEVLLGPGINIIRTPLNGRNFEYLSEDPYLTKTLAVKYIIGVQDQGVAACAKHLVANNQEWERFTISSEMDERTLQEIYLPAFKAAVLEGDVKSIMGAYNKFRGQYCCHNDYLLNQILKEKWGFEGLVMSDWNGTHDTIEAGNNGLDLEMGTEQEWDNYYMANPLIEAVKNNQVPMSKIDDKVKRVLKVMAFVRDFDASDLEPLDTDKHDRFALKVARESIVLLKNDNQLLPLNPFSLKKVLVVGANATRKHAIEGGSSQVKARYEVTPLEGIQNHFKNIDIIYCQGYSEEEDANADALREEAVNAAKSADAVIVVGGLNHTGHDREYIDRVDMNLPYGQDDLIEAIVDANPKTIVSLVAGTPNNMNRWIDKTPAVIQAWYNGMEGGNALAEVLIGKTNPSGKLTITFPKELTDSPAHTSPKSYPGVDGKVFYDEGIMVGYRHFDTHNIKPQFCFGHGLSYTSFKYSNLSVSNSKLTEDKETIQVTFNVENSGSLTGSEISQLYIAPKNSLVKKAAKELKGFSKVKLNPNENQNIALTLTKADFQHFDEDKNEWTIEPGSYDILIGSSSENIHLTTTIQVE, from the coding sequence ATGATAGAAAGCAATAACAATAAAACGAAAGAGAAATTGAATATTAACAGCCTTATCTCTAAAATGACACTAGAAGAAAAAGTGTCTATTATCCATGCATCTCAAAAATTTGAATCGGGAGGCGTAGAGCGTTTAGGGATTGATAATTTGGTGGTTTCCGATGGGCCTCATGGTATACGTCCAGAATTAATTCCAGATATTGTTGCTTTTGTACAGGCCGGAAGGAACGACGATTTTTCGGTGTATTTACCAACTGAATTAGCCCTAGCTTCAACATGGAATATCGATTTCGCATACGAGTTTGGTAAAACATTAGGTGCTGAAGCAAGGCATAGAAATAAAGAAGTTTTGTTAGGTCCAGGAATAAATATTATCAGAACACCTCTTAACGGGCGAAATTTTGAATACTTGAGCGAAGACCCTTATTTAACAAAAACATTAGCCGTAAAATATATTATTGGCGTTCAAGATCAAGGTGTAGCGGCATGTGCCAAACATTTGGTAGCCAATAATCAGGAATGGGAAAGGTTTACCATAAGTTCTGAAATGGATGAAAGAACCTTACAGGAAATATATTTGCCAGCCTTTAAAGCTGCCGTTTTAGAAGGCGATGTAAAGTCTATTATGGGCGCGTACAATAAATTTAGAGGGCAATATTGTTGTCATAATGATTATTTATTAAATCAAATATTAAAAGAGAAATGGGGATTTGAAGGCTTGGTAATGTCCGATTGGAACGGTACCCACGATACTATTGAGGCCGGTAATAACGGGTTGGACCTCGAAATGGGAACCGAACAAGAGTGGGATAATTACTATATGGCGAATCCGTTAATTGAAGCCGTTAAGAACAACCAAGTGCCCATGTCTAAAATAGACGATAAGGTAAAGCGAGTGCTTAAAGTAATGGCTTTTGTTAGGGATTTTGATGCCAGTGATTTAGAACCTTTGGATACAGACAAACACGACCGTTTTGCCTTAAAAGTAGCCAGAGAATCTATTGTTTTACTTAAAAACGATAATCAGTTATTACCGCTAAATCCTTTTAGTTTGAAAAAAGTACTAGTGGTTGGTGCGAATGCCACTAGAAAACATGCGATAGAAGGTGGTAGCTCACAGGTTAAAGCCCGCTATGAAGTGACGCCTTTAGAAGGCATTCAAAATCATTTTAAAAATATAGACATTATTTATTGCCAAGGCTACTCAGAAGAAGAGGACGCTAATGCTGATGCGCTAAGGGAAGAAGCCGTAAATGCAGCTAAAAGTGCCGATGCGGTTATTGTAGTTGGCGGACTTAACCATACGGGACATGATCGGGAATATATTGATAGAGTTGATATGAATTTGCCTTACGGTCAGGACGATTTAATCGAGGCTATAGTCGATGCAAACCCTAAAACCATTGTGTCTTTAGTGGCAGGTACACCAAATAATATGAACCGATGGATAGATAAAACGCCCGCGGTTATCCAAGCTTGGTATAACGGTATGGAAGGGGGCAACGCTTTAGCGGAAGTGCTTATCGGAAAAACAAATCCCTCTGGAAAACTTACCATTACTTTTCCCAAAGAATTAACCGATTCTCCGGCGCATACAAGTCCGAAATCATACCCCGGAGTTGATGGAAAAGTGTTTTATGATGAAGGCATTATGGTGGGTTACAGACATTTTGATACGCATAATATAAAACCTCAATTTTGTTTTGGTCACGGATTATCGTATACGTCTTTCAAATATAGTAATCTGAGTGTTTCAAATTCAAAGTTAACAGAAGATAAAGAAACTATCCAGGTTACATTTAACGTGGAAAATTCGGGGAGCTTAACAGGTTCAGAAATTAGTCAATTATACATTGCTCCAAAAAACAGTTTGGTAAAAAAGGCGGCAAAAGAATTAAAAGGATTTTCGAAAGTGAAATTGAATCCAAATGAAAATCAAAATATAGCATTGACTTTAACCAAAGCCGATTTTCAACATTTCGATGAGGATAAAAACGAATGGACAATCGAGCCTGGGAGCTACGATATTTTAATAGGAAGCTCTTCCGAAAATATACATCTCACCACAACGATCCAAGTCGAATAA
- a CDS encoding sodium:solute symporter yields MDKFVLSNLDLGIIIGYFIFIMILGFYIGKKLKSADDYFLAGRSMIWPFIGISLFASNISNANLLGLAGEAYESGIAVFNYDWMAVVVLVLFAVFILPIYLKSKMFTLPEYLEKRFDQRSRLYFSALTLVGNIVIEAAAVLYAGALVVQLIFPDIPVWQIVTVLAVVAGAYTISGGLSAVIYTDAIQALLLVMGSVVITIIAYNSIGGMEGFNEVATPGTLDLIKPVDDESLPWPALIVSLPLLGFYYWTTNQFITQRILSAKSIDHGRWGVLFAGFLKLITLFIMILPGVMARKLYPNLENADLVLPTMIFDLLPQGIIGLVVAGIIAALMSSLDSTLNSASTLVTMDFVHKFKPNLNTKQLMKVGRITTVLFMVFAVLWAPQIAKFDSLFRYLQTMLSYITPPIVAVFLFGIFWKRTSSNAAFYSLLIGMATGIFIFINNVIFESIDVHFLYVVPILFVTTSMSLIIFSLYSNEISKDIEKLMWTKDSYRQETITLKNVKWYLNYRNLSIILLIITAILVYIFR; encoded by the coding sequence ATGGACAAATTTGTACTCTCTAACCTAGACTTAGGTATTATCATTGGGTATTTTATATTTATAATGATATTGGGTTTTTACATTGGTAAAAAACTAAAATCTGCCGATGATTATTTCTTAGCAGGAAGATCCATGATTTGGCCATTCATAGGCATTTCATTATTTGCCTCAAATATTTCAAATGCTAACCTGTTGGGTTTAGCGGGTGAAGCCTACGAATCTGGAATTGCTGTTTTTAATTATGATTGGATGGCGGTTGTAGTTCTTGTTTTATTTGCCGTATTTATTTTGCCAATTTATCTAAAATCCAAAATGTTCACACTACCGGAATATTTGGAAAAAAGGTTCGATCAGCGCTCAAGACTCTATTTTTCAGCTTTAACATTAGTCGGTAACATTGTTATAGAAGCGGCCGCCGTTTTATATGCGGGTGCTTTAGTTGTGCAATTAATATTTCCAGATATTCCCGTTTGGCAAATTGTAACTGTTTTGGCTGTGGTTGCTGGCGCCTATACTATATCAGGTGGCCTGAGTGCTGTTATTTATACCGATGCTATTCAGGCTTTGTTACTTGTTATGGGGTCGGTAGTTATAACGATTATTGCTTATAATTCCATTGGAGGAATGGAAGGCTTTAATGAAGTTGCAACTCCAGGTACTTTAGACCTTATAAAACCAGTGGATGACGAATCCTTGCCTTGGCCTGCATTAATAGTGAGTTTACCTTTACTTGGTTTTTATTATTGGACAACAAATCAATTCATCACCCAGAGAATATTAAGTGCAAAAAGTATCGATCATGGGCGGTGGGGCGTTTTATTCGCAGGTTTCTTAAAACTGATAACCTTATTCATTATGATATTGCCAGGTGTGATGGCACGGAAACTTTATCCCAATCTCGAAAATGCAGATTTAGTATTGCCAACCATGATATTCGATTTATTACCTCAAGGCATTATAGGTTTAGTTGTTGCAGGAATAATAGCGGCATTAATGTCGAGCTTGGATTCTACACTAAATTCTGCATCCACATTAGTTACCATGGATTTTGTACATAAGTTTAAACCCAATCTCAACACAAAACAGTTAATGAAAGTGGGGCGGATAACCACCGTCTTATTTATGGTTTTTGCTGTGCTTTGGGCGCCTCAAATAGCAAAATTCGATTCATTATTTAGGTATTTACAAACCATGCTATCTTATATAACCCCACCCATTGTAGCCGTATTTTTATTCGGGATTTTTTGGAAAAGAACTTCTTCAAATGCAGCATTCTATTCTTTATTAATAGGAATGGCAACGGGAATTTTCATATTTATAAACAATGTCATTTTCGAATCCATAGATGTTCATTTCTTATATGTGGTTCCAATCTTATTTGTTACCACTAGCATGTCACTTATAATTTTCAGTTTGTATTCAAATGAAATAAGTAAAGATATTGAAAAATTAATGTGGACAAAAGATTCCTACCGACAAGAAACTATAACATTAAAGAACGTAAAATGGTATTTGAATTATAGAAACTTATCCATTATTCTTTTAATTATAACGGCAATTTTAGTGTACATATTTAGATAA